The Candidatus Thermoplasmatota archaeon genome includes a window with the following:
- the rpmC gene encoding 50S ribosomal protein L29, producing the protein MPIALKVKEIRELSPDERKKKLQELKADLMHERGVSAMGGSSPSPGKIRQIRQSIARILTVMQEEGEIK; encoded by the coding sequence ATACCAATAGCGTTAAAAGTTAAAGAAATCCGTGAGCTAAGTCCTGATGAGCGAAAAAAGAAGCTCCAGGAGTTAAAAGCTGATCTTATGCATGAACGAGGTGTATCTGCAATGGGTGGATCATCTCCATCACCTGGAAAAATCAGGCAGATACGACAATCCATTGCACGCATACTTACCGTTATGCAGGAGGAAGGAGAAATCAAATGA
- a CDS encoding 30S ribosomal protein S3 — protein sequence MASERKFVRENVKRVRIKQFLINEIEGAGFGGMTIQRTPIGTRVNILVERPGMVIGKSGAKIKELTENIQTKYNVDNPQIEIQEAGAQASLNAQIMAEKLAEALERGWHFRRAGHSTVRRIMNAGAKGCQVIIAGKLTGARHRTEKFVEGHIKYCGETAKEVMDTGYAVAKLKPGVLGVKVRIMRPDAKLPDEVIIRKEEGEAKKQIERIVERKTEIKAEPELEKKTDIKKITQIQGIGPAVVKKLEKAKITSLEELYSMNLEDILAIPGIGQKTAELIVKHIKKLIEEGDTNSVKS from the coding sequence ATGGCAAGCGAACGGAAATTTGTTCGGGAAAACGTCAAACGAGTACGAATAAAACAATTTCTCATCAATGAAATCGAAGGCGCTGGTTTTGGCGGCATGACCATCCAACGAACACCGATTGGGACCCGCGTGAACATTCTTGTCGAACGACCAGGTATGGTAATTGGAAAAAGCGGTGCAAAAATCAAAGAGTTAACCGAGAATATTCAAACAAAATATAATGTTGATAATCCTCAAATTGAGATTCAAGAGGCAGGAGCACAAGCATCACTCAATGCACAGATTATGGCAGAAAAGCTAGCTGAAGCCCTCGAACGAGGATGGCATTTCAGACGAGCAGGACATTCAACGGTTCGACGGATTATGAATGCGGGGGCAAAAGGATGCCAAGTTATCATTGCAGGAAAACTTACCGGTGCGCGCCACCGAACCGAGAAATTTGTTGAAGGACATATCAAATACTGCGGTGAAACAGCAAAAGAAGTTATGGATACCGGGTATGCTGTTGCAAAATTAAAACCAGGAGTCCTTGGTGTCAAAGTCCGGATCATGCGACCTGATGCAAAACTTCCTGACGAAGTGATAATACGAAAAGAAGAAGGTGAAGCGAAAAAACAGATTGAAAGAATCGTAGAAAGAAAAACCGAGATCAAAGCTGAACCAGAACTGGAAAAGAAAACAGATATCAAAAAGATCACCCAGATCCAAGGTATCGGACCAGCAGTTGTTAAAAAACTTGAAAAAGCAAAGATTACCTCACTTGAAGAACTCTACTCAATGAACCTTGAAGATATTCTCGCAATCCCGGGTATCGGCCAAAAAACAGCAGAACTCATTGTGAAACATATTAAAAAACTAATTGAAGAAGGTGATACCAATAGCGTTAAAAGTTAA
- a CDS encoding 50S ribosomal protein L22, whose translation MPKYTAERDPDKSAKAYGYELHCSWKDAINCAHALKGMTVAEAKKYLEEIIEMKRALPAVYHKQKVHHQKGIGPGSFPKKTASYMLKVVKNAENNAEYKGFDVDNMKITHIAAYQGRTIQGYMPRAHGRATNKNEQTTNIEIILEEVE comes from the coding sequence ATGCCAAAATATACAGCTGAACGAGACCCAGATAAAAGCGCAAAAGCCTATGGCTACGAACTTCATTGCTCATGGAAAGACGCAATTAACTGTGCTCATGCATTGAAAGGAATGACTGTTGCTGAAGCAAAAAAATACCTTGAAGAGATCATCGAAATGAAACGAGCATTGCCTGCAGTCTACCATAAACAAAAAGTTCATCATCAGAAAGGAATCGGACCAGGAAGCTTTCCGAAAAAAACAGCAAGCTATATGTTAAAGGTTGTTAAAAACGCTGAAAACAATGCTGAATACAAAGGTTTCGATGTTGACAACATGAAAATCACGCATATTGCTGCATACCAGGGAAGAACAATACAAGGCTATATGCCTCGTGCACATGGACGAGCAACCAATAAAAATGAACAAACCACGAACATCGAAATTATTCTCGAAGAGGTTGAATAA
- a CDS encoding 30S ribosomal protein S19, which produces MVEKEFGVSAKSKRKQQRKKIETRKKEFLYYGHTIEEIKKMPLEELIPILPSRARRTLKRGLTYDQNKLWEDVKKAQHGDLIKTHCRSMIILPDFIGHTILVHNGKDYEKVSIQPQMLGHYLGEFALTRKKVKHTGPGVGATRSSKFMPLK; this is translated from the coding sequence ATGGTAGAAAAAGAATTTGGTGTTTCAGCAAAAAGCAAACGGAAACAACAACGCAAAAAAATCGAAACCAGGAAGAAAGAGTTTCTTTACTATGGCCACACCATCGAAGAAATCAAAAAAATGCCTCTTGAAGAATTAATACCGATTCTACCGTCACGAGCACGAAGAACGTTAAAACGTGGTTTAACCTATGATCAAAATAAGCTCTGGGAAGATGTGAAAAAAGCACAACATGGTGACCTCATTAAAACCCATTGTCGAAGCATGATTATTTTACCTGACTTTATTGGTCATACCATTCTTGTCCACAACGGAAAAGATTATGAAAAAGTGTCAATTCAACCACAGATGCTTGGTCATTATCTTGGAGAATTTGCATTGACGAGAAAAAAAGTAAAACATACCGGACCTGGTGTAGGAGCTACCCGGTCATCGAAATTTATGCCGTTAAAGTGA